The genomic window AGTTTCGAGGTTTTTTGTCATAGAGCTAGCAGAAGTAATTGTTCAGCCACTGACGGATTTGCAGCTGGTTTACTGtgtttatcttattttataGTAGgagccatatattttttttaacattttcaAAGTGCTCATGCCTTCCATATCAGCTTTGCAGCTACTGAATCTAATCTCCCATTGAATTGTGTTGTATGCCGACTTTGCACTGGTATTCCATTGTTCGTCCATCGCCATCTAGTGATGTCATCAACCCCTTCTGATTGGATTATGTTGTTGCTTCGTATCTGAAGAAACATGTCGAAGAATTCCTTCATCAGGTCGACAGTGAGGTTGTACGTGATATCCTGTATCCGCTGATCGTTTGTTACTGCTTCATATACCGATCGACTCTTTCGCTTTGATCGGTTGTTAAGGCCAGGTGCTATAGCTCTTTGAGTGGTTGATGACTGACCAAGTTCGATACCCAGAAAATTGCTTTGCTTCCCTCTCCTTTTCCATCTCAGTTTGCTGGTATTACGCATTCTATACTAGATAAAATTTCGTTGGACATTCTGTACtacataaaattttaattttgatcgTTACCCATTCAGTACCTGACAGAAAAAATTCTTTTACCAAACATATATTTTCTAAATCATACATATATAACGTGCAAAATTATTGTTCGCACGGGGTAACAACTTATATTTCCAGATCAACTTCTAATCATGTCATTCCATTTCCAAATTCTTGACAACTTATACTTCCAGTTCAAGTTCTAATCATGTCATTCCATTACCAAACTCTTTAAAACTGCAATGTAAGTTGCTTACATGAAATTAAGGGCTCACCCGACCATTACAAATCATGCATTCATATGCTTATGTACACAACAGCAATAGTTAGAGGCCATTGCCACATCATATCCCAGCCTACTACAGCAAAACAAGTTCCATTACATAGCTAAGCACATCTTTATTCAGTGCACCATCGCCGCTCGCACGCGTGTCACCAATAAGCACTACTGCACCCATCGGAAACGACTTCCATGGAGGATAAATGCCGCCGTGTCACGCCACCAgccagcgacggcgagcggAGCGCGCCGACAATTTCAGCCAAAATTAGCGGCAGCGATGGCGGCAGCGCTGGCGCATGTGTCAGTCGGTGAGGAGCGAGAGAATCAGTAGCCGCTGTCCACTCCGAAAGCGAACGAGCAGCCGGCTgacccgccggcggcggcggcggcggcatcgacggCAACGTCGGGGAACATGTCGGCGCCGGTGTAGAACCCGGCGAAGTCGACGGCGTCCGGGCCGAACGCGCCGGTGTTGTCGCCGTCGAGCAGCAGCCTCGCGCGCTTCTCGCCGCACCCCGCCCGCGCGGCGTCCGCGAACCcattgtcggcggcggcggcggtagcggcgccgttgccgttgccgccgccgccgacgaggcggtgCAGCTTGTCGCGGTCGCCGACGACCTTGAGGAGGAAGGCGAGCATCTGCTTGGGCCTCCGCTCCGTCTCCTGCACGCGGCGCCACATCGCGGCCACCCTGTCGTCGATGGTGCGCTGCTCCTGCTTCAGCCGGACCACCTCCGTCGCCACCATCGTCATgtcctcatcgccgccgccgccgccgccgtccgccgacgCGTCCCtgcgcttgccgccgccgccgccgcctcccccgccggcggccgcgctgcCGCGGCGGACGATGTTGCGCAGGAGGTGGGTCTGGCCACGCAGGAACGACGCGTGGGCGAACTCCCACCGATCCGGATCCACCTTGCGGAAACCCTGGTAGTAGTCGACAAAATCCAAACAGAATCAGAGGTAGAAAGCCAAACTTACATCGAAATCTTTTCAAACACAAATTTTAAAACCACGACTTCGACACGTCTTATCTAATTCTGTGTTCGGTTCTTTCTATATCCATGAGGCCGATGAACATAatcaaggaagaaattaaaCGAGTTACTACAGTTTCTTCAAGTTGTTCTTTTTGAAACTAAGACCGAGTTTAGATACAAagattttcttcaaacttccaactttttcatcacatcaaatttttctacacacacaaacttttaacttttccatcatattattccaatttcaaccaaacttccagtTTTTGTGTGAACTAATCACACCCTTACCCTTAGTTTTAAGTTCTTGTGTTGCgtgttaggctgtgtttagttacacGATAAAATTGGAAGTATGTataaattagaacgatgtgacggaaaaattgaaagttcgtGTGGGTAGGAAAGTTCAATCTGACGGAAATTGAAAGAGCTAGACAAAATTGGATCTCTTGGGTATTCCCGGATGAAATTTGTGAACAACCTCGAATCACAAACATGAAACTATACTCACTACCGATTTCTTCAGGTGCAGAGATCGAAATCGTCTTCCGTTGGCAAGGCCAGCATTAATTTTCCAAATTGCGTTATTTTTTCCCCAAAGTACAGCTGAGTGACGCAAAAAATGAATATGTTCCGGACGTCCATGATTTGAGCAAAAATCACTTAAAAAAGTATGCAGCACactcaaaagggaaaaaagaacatCAGAACATGAATGAATTCTATTCTTTGCTTTGTTCTACAGATTTTAGTACACCAAGATGTACAGCTTGCTGAATTTACAACAGCGCATATGTACAATTTAAGGCTACAACAATAAATGATGGGTCCCAAACTCTGTTGTCCTCACCTCTCACCTCCTGTCTCTCCAAGTCTACAAAATCAACATGCCAACCACCACAACAATTTTTTATCTCATCTTCCAAAGAATCTCCCaaaacacacgcacacacgcacacaagAACTCAAGAACCATGTAGCTCAGATCCATGGGCCATGGCCGAAGCCCCTCAGAACTCACTTTGAGTTGGGTACCACTGAGAATCCATGGCAGCATGATGTGTAGTGCAGAGAGGGGGGGAGTATGATGAGACGATGAAATAGAACTGGGAGTGACGAGACTGACATAGGTGTTGAGCTGGCGGACGAAGCTGGAGAAGTTGTTGTGCTTGAAGTGGGCGGGGAGCAGGGTCTGGGAGAAGACGAAGgggtcggcgacgacgaagctGTTGTTCCCTTTCCCCCACCCGATCACCCCGTCCGTCCCGGGGTCCTCCACCATCCTGTACGTCTTCCACACGAacggcgccgcccctcctcccgccgccgccgccatctccgctaCAAA from Oryza glaberrima chromosome 6, OglaRS2, whole genome shotgun sequence includes these protein-coding regions:
- the LOC127775661 gene encoding heat stress transcription factor C-2b, whose protein sequence is MAAAAGGGAAPFVWKTYRMVEDPGTDGVIGWGKGNNSFVVADPFVFSQTLLPAHFKHNNFSSFVRQLNTYGFRKVDPDRWEFAHASFLRGQTHLLRNIVRRGSAAAGGGGGGGGGKRRDASADGGGGGGDEDMTMVATEVVRLKQEQRTIDDRVAAMWRRVQETERRPKQMLAFLLKVVGDRDKLHRLVGGGGNGNGAATAAAADNGFADAARAGCGEKRARLLLDGDNTGAFGPDAVDFAGFYTGADMFPDVAVDAAAAAAGGSAGCSFAFGVDSGY